The genomic interval CATCCTACTCGCTCCTTTTCCAATCATTTTTTTATACGTTTCCCCAAAAAAAGAAAGAAAAAACAATAAGATTTCTTCCCTTTACAATAGCAAATTTTGCTATTGTCTAAAACAATAATGCCTAAATTTAAATATATTTACTGCCTTCACGTACACTCAAGCTTGATAGTTCATGTGCGTGTATGAACTGTTTAACCGATTCAGCATTTGTTTTCGAATATTCCCTTAAAGCCCATCCAATCGCCTTTTGTATAAAAAATTCCCTACTGGTTGCATTTTGGACGATATTTCGATATAACCGATCTTCTTCCGTCATCCCTTTATACTTAAGTTGGAATAAGATCGAAGCACGACGCAACCATAAATGATTGCCAGTCGCCCAGTTCTCAATCACTTCCTCTTTTACTTCTGGATACTCTTTAGCAATTTGTCCTACAGCATTCGGAGCAAGACTATCCACCGTATCCCACCATGATTTGGAAGTAATCAGCTTTTCAAATAAATACACATCATCTTTTGTTACTAGTTTCAATGATTTGTTAATATAATCTAATGCTGCATATTGATATTCACGCTCCTCCTTTTCCCATAAACCTTCAACAAAAGCATGCTGAAAATCTAATTTTAATAGACCCGTTTCAGCAAAGAACTGTTTCATGAGCGCTCTTCTTTCCGGTGTTTTAATGCCTAAAAAGGAAAAATGATTTTTTAAATATTTTTCCATTGGAATAGCTTTTTCATTATCCTTATTTTTTTCGAATAAATCAGTAAGGTTTTTTAATAAATAATTAGTTAAATTCATGCTAGATTGATTCATAACGAACTTCCTTTTTGTAAACTTTGTATTTTTAACTTTTCCATTTTCTTTTCATTTTTTTGAGTAGATTAAAGTAGAGAGATAGAAGAGTTTTTTCAACGAATCAACCAATTTTTAACAATTAATTTTCTCCTTTGCGACCCGATATATAAGTATAAATATTATTCTATTATAAAGGAGAAATCTGTTTGAAACTTCTGAAAAATTTATCTATCGCTAATAAGCATAATTGCATTAGGTAGCATCGGTTTTACAGGTTTAAATTACATTAAAATTATGGCTCAAAATACAGAAGATATGTATACAAGAAGCCTCGTTTCTATCACAAACTTGATTCAAATAAGAGTAAATAATAGAGCAAGTGATTCCTATACGTTAGAACTATTACTTACTACAGATCAAGCAAAAAATAATGAACTAAAAGAGCAATTGAATACCGTTTGGAATGATATGGACCAATTATTTTCGGAAATTGAAAATGGCAGTTTAACAACAGCAGAACAAGAACTTATCAATAATTATAAAGCAGAAATGCAAGAATTAAATAATGCAAGAAGTAACGTTTTAGCTCTTGCATTAGAAAATAAAAACGAAGAAGCATATACACTCTTTATTAGTGATATTGAAGAACATCGTACAAAGGTAAATGATATTCTTAAAGAACTTCAAAGTGTAAAAACCACTTCGGCTGAAAACAAATACAAAGCAAACGAACAAAGATTACAAACAGTTACTATTTTTGTTTACTCTCTTCTAGCTGTTTCATTTATTCTATTATTAGGGATTAGCTTATATATTAGTCGTTTGATTACAAAACCAGTAAAAGAAATACAAAACTTATTATCTAAAGCAGAAGAAGGAGATTTTACTGTAAAAGGAACCTATCAATCAAAAGATGAAATAGGAGAACTTACTTCTTCTTTTAATCACATGACAGAAAAGCTCCAGTCTGTATTTAGTACCGTTCAAGATTCTTCCCAGCAGGTTGCCTCTGCATCAGAAGAGCTTAGTGCAAGTGCAGAACAAAATAGCAGTGCGAGTGAGCATATTAGTTTGACAATCCAAGAGCTTGCAACTGGCTCAGAAACACAAGTAGCTACTGTGAACGAAAGCAACCAAATCATTACTTCTCTTTCGGAGCAAACAAAAGTAATAGCTGCCCATACAGAAAAAATGTCTGTGAATGTTAAGCGTGCTTCTGACATGTCAACAGAAGGAAATGATGCGATAAAGCAGGTATATAAACAAATGAACTCTATTTATTTAAACGTAAATAGTCTTTCAGAAGCAATAAGCAATTTAAATGAACGTTCAACAGAAATCGGTCAAATTACGGATGTCATTACAAATATATCTGCTCAAACAAACCTATTGGCATTAAATGCTGCGATTGAAGCAGCAAGAGCTGGTGAACATGGAAAAGGATTTGCGGTTGTCGCAGATGAGGTAAGAAAACTTGCAGAAGAATCAACTTCCTCAACAGAAAATATCGCAAAGCTTATCCATATCATTCAAAAAGATACAGAAACTACTATTGATACAATGAAAAAAGCTTCCGAAGAAGTTCAATCAGGAATTAGATATTGTACAAATAGCTGGAAACTCTTTTCAAAAAATTGAAGTGGCCGTTAATGATGTGGTAAAACAAATTGAAGAGATCTCCAATGCCTTAATTACTTTCACAGAGGGTACAGATCAAATTAATAATTCCATCTTTGAAGTAAGTGATGTAGCGATTGAAGCAGCCAATAGAACCCAGAATATTTCCGCTGCAACACAACAACAGCTAGCATCTATGGAGGAAATTTCCTCTTCTTCTTTAGCGCTCGCACAATTAGCTGAGGAACTACAATCTTTAGTAAAATTATTTAAAATATAAGTAGGCATAAAAAAACACTTTCCCATTCGAAAGTGTTTTTTTATGCTATTGTTCCTTCTTCTCTAACGATAATGCGGACCATGCTGTTTCATTAGCAAAGGTACGCGACCAGCTTGCAAGACCAGCTAAGCTATACCGTTCTACTAATTCAGCTCTTTTTGCCAAGGATAATTCATCCTCTAGCCAAATTTTATATATTGATTTTGTTTCTTTATCAAAATATTCCCCGTAGTTTTGACCGCTTACTTCATCATATGTTGGCGTAACTTTATGCTCTTTTAACCATTCCTCGACACTTGCCATGGAAAGGGACTTAGAAGAAATTTCCCCATTTTCTTTCTCTTCCCATAATCGCGCATACAATGGTACGCCTAAAACGAGCTTATCATTTGGAACAACATCAAGTAATGTTTCTAAATTAGCTTCCACCCAAGGAAAACTTGCCACACTTCCAGCAATCGGACTTGTCGCCCAATGCTCATCATATGCCATTACGACTAAATAATCGACGATTTCTGCTAGATGATCCCGTTGTAAGAATGCTGAATAATTCCCACCAGCTATAAATGTAATATCCATTGAAACAGTAATTCCCGCCTCATGTAAATATGGAGTTGCTTCTCTCACAAATTGCGTTACATATTTTCCATCTTCTTCGCGAACATTCTCAATATCGATATTAATACCATCTAACTTGTACATTTCACTATATACTAGAAGCTGCCTAATAACGGTTTGTCTTTTTTGATAATCCTTTAATACTTCATGTGTTTTATCCGGATCAAAATCATTGGAGAATAACCCCCATACTTGATAACCCTGTTTATGCGCCCAATCCACGTATGCAGTTGACCCTAAATTTGTTACATTCCCATCATTTCCTGATAGTTTAAACCAAGTTGGTGAAACAACATTTACTCCGTTCATTTTTGGAATGCTTGAAGTATCTGGATTTCTTGAATATACTGCTTCCCACGTTAATTGGATAGGTCCATCGATTTTATTTAACTTAGGCTCCTTCTGTTCTAACGCAACTTGAACAACCTCTATTTTGCCTTTTTCCACATATTTCTTTTTTACAAAACCTGCGATTCCATTTTCTTTTCTTACAAAATAATAATCTTCTACTTCTTTTTCAATCGTTACATGCTCACCTGGAGTTAACTCTTCTATATAAGGAGAAGATAATGTTTCAGCTGACCGCAATCTTGTGAAATCCTGCCTGACTTTTTTAGAAGTAAATATTCCATCTGCTCTCTCTTGTCCATTTTCTTCTATCAGCACAACTTGCTCTTCTTCTAAAATGGTATATTTAATCGGGTAAAACTGTGCTAATGGATCCAGCGCTACATAAATTGTACCGTCCTCATCTTTCAATGGATGAAAGGAAAGATCCGTATTTTTATCATTTACATAATAGGATACAGAATCAGTTGGAAATTGAATGACTTTGTCTTTTGTCGTAACAATAACAGAATTACTGTTCGTATCATACGTAATGCTTTCATCTATTTTTTCCTGCCAAATGCTTAGTGGCAAATACACAGTATCTTTGTCAAAAATGGCATTTCCTATTTGTTCTCCATTTAGTAAAACAGGACCTTCTCCTTGAAAGTAATTCACTTTCTCGTTATTACCAAATGGATATAGAATAAGCATAATCGTGGATATAACCACTACTAATACTGCTATAATGAAACCAACAATTACTTTTCTATTTGTTGGTTTTTTCTGAAATGAATAATTTATTTCTGTCATTTGTTCCTCCTTGAAGTAGTTCATATGAAGTGTAGCTACTAGAATAATAGACGTAATGTATCCCTAGTTTCATATTAACATATAATTCGACAAAAAAAGAGCCATCCAACAGATGGATCTCTTTACCTATTATCAAAATCTATATGAAGCAAATTCATCTATCCCATTCAGCAAACGTATTTCTAAATCCATAAAAAGGACGAAAACCTTTGTTTTCATAATAGGCTTGAGAGGTGCTAGAAGCAAGCATTTCTACTCTAGTTATTGGATATAAGCTATGTACAAAGTATAGAAGCTCCTGCCCAACACCAATTCCCCTGTATTCTTGATCAATTAGTAATTCGCAAATATATATTGTTATCGATTGATCGGTGATTCCCCTAATATAGCCTATTATTTTATCATCAACCGTTGCAACATAAGCGATGTTCGAATGATTCCAAGCGGCTTTTGTATCCTCTTTTTTCTCCACTAGATTGCTCCAGTTTTCTTGTTCATTTAAGGCGTGAATCGATGAAAAGTCAGCCTCTTTATAGGAACGTATTTGAATTTCCAGCCCATTTTTTAACGTAATCATACTGTGTTACCCTTCTTTCCTTTTATAATATCTATGGAATCATAGAATCGAAGAATTAATAAAAGTAGTTCCCTATTTCAATAGACACTAAAAGCTACTATTATTTTTTGGGATATTATACCACACCAAAGCAAAAGGCGCTCCAAAAGGAACGCCCATTTTTTTATTTTTAAGGATTAGCTTTTTAACTTTTAGAAGCTCCAGTTGCTGGTCTATCAAGAACAATACGTGGAGCGGAAATTATTAAAAGAACAAGTACGATTGCACACAAGATTGTTGCTCCTAAGTAAGAACCACCGTTTACAATCAAGGAATTGATAAATGGTGACATTCCTTCTGGTGCATAGCTCGCCCAAATCGTTACTCCTGCGATAAAATGCCAAATATAGCGAGTAAAGCCACCTACTATAACAGCCAAAATAATTAAGCTGGTCGCTAATCCTTTTTGTTTCTTTTTTAAAGCATTTTGAATGGATGAAGCAAATAACCCTGCAAATCCAATACATGCAAATGCGAATAAGTATTCTAAAATAACCTGCCAAAAGCTTAATGCCTGTAGATCACCGACCACAATTTGTAAAACGCCCCATAAGAAACCTGCGATTGTGCTAGCTTTAAAGCCCCAGCGAAAAGCTACGATAAAAATAGGGACCATTGCAAAAGAAATCGATGTGTTAAAAACGGGAATGGATGGCAATAAATCTAAAATAAGTGCTATTGCAGCCATAATTGCCACTTCAATCATGACAACTAATTTCATATTTTTCATAAAAAAATCTCCTTTTTTCTGCAGACCAAAAGGAGAACTAACACGCGAAATGAATTATATAGCTTACTATATGAACTCTTCCCACATTCCTACGTTAGAATTAACTAACAGGTTCGAAGGGTCAGATCTATTGATCACTCTCAGCATTACGCTCCCCTTGTGGTTTGCTTATATGTAATTAAAATAATTATAGCATAAATAGTCCTTATAATAAGCATTTTTATTAAATACAGAATTTTCCCTTATTTCAAAGTGTGTTTGACAAACCAACACTCTTTAAACAGTATGTGTTACATTCAGATGCTTCGTGGCGGTAGTTCGCATTTTAACTACATATCCCATTAATAATAAGCCAATTGCTCCAAATAGGAAGAAACCTAAACTCATCGTAATGACAGACAGCTTGGTGCTAATTGTAATCGCAAGGCCTGCTAAAATCATCTGCCCTTGACCTATTAGTCCATTAACCGCCAGATAAGAACTTCGGTGATTTTCATTTACTAAATCAGCAAGAAGGCTTTGATTAATTGGTACATACATAAGTTCACCAATAGAAATAAACAACATCATAATAATAAGCCATACTGGCGAAGAAACATAAGATAGAATGCAATAACTAAATACAAATAAGCACATACCGATAAAATACTGTTTGTAGTCAGATAGCTTTTTCATCATCCAAGAAACAATTCCCACACAAAAAACAACGAGTAGTGTATTTTCCGCATGAAGAATTCCTACCATATTTACCCCGTTTAAAGTGATTAATCCTAAAAGAGAGGATTCTTCCATCGTATCCCTTAAGTGAATGGCAATGTAATTGGTTAAATGACTTTCAAACGAAAAGATAAGTAAACAAGAAAGCAAGTAAATCATATAAATTCGATCCTTTAATACATGATAATAACTTGACCAAATGGACGATGATACTACATTTTTCACAGAATTCTTTCTTTTTACAAGAGATTCTTTAATAAATAAATAGGTTACGAGACTAGATAAGAGAGAAACAGTGCCAACTAGCAAGAAGAAAAAAAAATGATAGTCTAAGAAGAAAAAAGCCCCTGTAATTGTTCCAAGTGCTGTTGCCAAATTTCCAAGCCAATACATGGCGGTAAAGACAAATTTCCGTTGTTCCATCTTTACTAAGTCATGAATCATTGCTGTGGAAGCAGGGAAAAACATGCCGTTAAATAACAAATTAATCATAAATAATCCAGCACTAATATAAGGAAGATTGATCCATGGGGAATTAACAATGGCAATAAAAAGATAGGTGATTCCTACACCTAATTCCGCCATTATCATCATTTTTCTTCTACCGACTTTATCCGCTAAATAACCGCCAATAAAGCCTCCGATAATGCCAGATAGTATAACAAAAATAACAAGTACTCCCGTAATCGTATTACCAATTAGTGAACTAAAATAAACCGCTATATAGGGAATAATGGCACTAGAAGAAAGGGCGGTCACGAATTGTAAGTACATGCGGATACGAAGGGAAGCATG from Niallia sp. FSL W8-0635 carries:
- a CDS encoding DNA alkylation repair protein; amino-acid sequence: MNQSSMNLTNYLLKNLTDLFEKNKDNEKAIPMEKYLKNHFSFLGIKTPERRALMKQFFAETGLLKLDFQHAFVEGLWEKEEREYQYAALDYINKSLKLVTKDDVYLFEKLITSKSWWDTVDSLAPNAVGQIAKEYPEVKEEVIENWATGNHLWLRRASILFQLKYKGMTEEDRLYRNIVQNATSREFFIQKAIGWALREYSKTNAESVKQFIHAHELSSLSVREGSKYI
- a CDS encoding methyl-accepting chemotaxis protein, translated to MKIMAQNTEDMYTRSLVSITNLIQIRVNNRASDSYTLELLLTTDQAKNNELKEQLNTVWNDMDQLFSEIENGSLTTAEQELINNYKAEMQELNNARSNVLALALENKNEEAYTLFISDIEEHRTKVNDILKELQSVKTTSAENKYKANEQRLQTVTIFVYSLLAVSFILLLGISLYISRLITKPVKEIQNLLSKAEEGDFTVKGTYQSKDEIGELTSSFNHMTEKLQSVFSTVQDSSQQVASASEELSASAEQNSSASEHISLTIQELATGSETQVATVNESNQIITSLSEQTKVIAAHTEKMSVNVKRASDMSTEGNDAIKQVYKQMNSIYLNVNSLSEAISNLNERSTEIGQITDVITNISAQTNLLALNAAIEAARAGEHGKGFAVVADEVRKLAEESTSSTENIAKLIHIIQKDTETTIDTMKKASEEVQSGIRYCTNSWKLFSKN
- a CDS encoding glycosyl hydrolase family 18 protein, with the translated sequence MTEINYSFQKKPTNRKVIVGFIIAVLVVVISTIMLILYPFGNNEKVNYFQGEGPVLLNGEQIGNAIFDKDTVYLPLSIWQEKIDESITYDTNSNSVIVTTKDKVIQFPTDSVSYYVNDKNTDLSFHPLKDEDGTIYVALDPLAQFYPIKYTILEEEQVVLIEENGQERADGIFTSKKVRQDFTRLRSAETLSSPYIEELTPGEHVTIEKEVEDYYFVRKENGIAGFVKKKYVEKGKIEVVQVALEQKEPKLNKIDGPIQLTWEAVYSRNPDTSSIPKMNGVNVVSPTWFKLSGNDGNVTNLGSTAYVDWAHKQGYQVWGLFSNDFDPDKTHEVLKDYQKRQTVIRQLLVYSEMYKLDGINIDIENVREEDGKYVTQFVREATPYLHEAGITVSMDITFIAGGNYSAFLQRDHLAEIVDYLVVMAYDEHWATSPIAGSVASFPWVEANLETLLDVVPNDKLVLGVPLYARLWEEKENGEISSKSLSMASVEEWLKEHKVTPTYDEVSGQNYGEYFDKETKSIYKIWLEDELSLAKRAELVERYSLAGLASWSRTFANETAWSALSLEKKEQ
- a CDS encoding GNAT family N-acetyltransferase, with the protein product MITLKNGLEIQIRSYKEADFSSIHALNEQENWSNLVEKKEDTKAAWNHSNIAYVATVDDKIIGYIRGITDQSITIYICELLIDQEYRGIGVGQELLYFVHSLYPITRVEMLASSTSQAYYENKGFRPFYGFRNTFAEWDR
- the thiT gene encoding energy-coupled thiamine transporter ThiT; this translates as MKNMKLVVMIEVAIMAAIALILDLLPSIPVFNTSISFAMVPIFIVAFRWGFKASTIAGFLWGVLQIVVGDLQALSFWQVILEYLFAFACIGFAGLFASSIQNALKKKQKGLATSLIILAVIVGGFTRYIWHFIAGVTIWASYAPEGMSPFINSLIVNGGSYLGATILCAIVLVLLIISAPRIVLDRPATGASKS
- a CDS encoding MFS transporter; amino-acid sequence: MNTFNQLHASLRIRMYLQFVTALSSSAIIPYIAVYFSSLIGNTITGVLVIFVILSGIIGGFIGGYLADKVGRRKMMIMAELGVGITYLFIAIVNSPWINLPYISAGLFMINLLFNGMFFPASTAMIHDLVKMEQRKFVFTAMYWLGNLATALGTITGAFFFLDYHFFFFLLVGTVSLLSSLVTYLFIKESLVKRKNSVKNVVSSSIWSSYYHVLKDRIYMIYLLSCLLIFSFESHLTNYIAIHLRDTMEESSLLGLITLNGVNMVGILHAENTLLVVFCVGIVSWMMKKLSDYKQYFIGMCLFVFSYCILSYVSSPVWLIIMMLFISIGELMYVPINQSLLADLVNENHRSSYLAVNGLIGQGQMILAGLAITISTKLSVITMSLGFFLFGAIGLLLMGYVVKMRTTATKHLNVTHTV